DNA from Spirochaetota bacterium:
GCTCGATAAACGTCTTCTTCGGATATTCCAGCTTCGGAGGAACATGCTTGTCATAGAACTTTATCCACGGCTTTTCAGAATAAATATTCGACATATTTTACCCCCCTGTTAATAAATAGTGTTGTATCGGCAGATCGCATTCTCTAAACACCGGTCCCAATCGCGCCGAGACTCCCATTCCATCACCTATAAACCTAAAAACAAGGCAATTCATACAACATTTTCCGAGAACACCATGGAGAGGCCGCCATTTCTGGCAGCCTCTCCGGCTAACAATATCTTTATTAGCAAAGCTCGAATATCGCCGCCGCTCCCATTCCACCGGCCATGCACATCGACTCAATGGCATACCTGACCTTGCGGGCCTTCATCTCGGTCATCAGCTGGGCGCACAGCTTGGCGCCGGTGCAGCCGAGGGGATGGCCCAGGGCGATGGCGCCGCCGTTGACATTGAAGATACGGCTTTCGCTGTCGGAGGCCCAGATCGATTTGTCATCGTAGATCCCGAGCTGCTGCATGCAGTAGACGCACTGCGACGCGAAGGCCTCATTGACCTCGAACAATCCGAAATCCTCGAGCTTCATGCCCGAAACCTTGAGGACCTTGGGGATGGCGTAGGCCGGGCCCACGCCCATCTCGTCGGCGCGGCAGCCTGCGGTCACATAGCACTTCACCTTGGCGATCGGCGTCAGGTTAAGACGCTTAAGGGCGTCCTCGCTGCATAGCAGGACAGCCGCTGCGCCGTCCGTCGTCTGCGAGGAATTGCCCGCGGTCACGGTGCCCAGGGGGCTGAAGGCCGGCTTCAACTTCCCGAGGGCTTCCAGGGAAGTCTCCCGTACTCCGTCATCCAGGGTTTGCACGAATGTTTCCTTCGTCCACAGGCCGTCCTTTTCCACGTAACGATCG
Protein-coding regions in this window:
- a CDS encoding thiolase family protein, with protein sequence MREAYIVNAVRTPGCRRNKGALAQTRPDDLLKTVLSAVVEQVNIDKGEVEDVLCGCAFPEAEQGLNIGRIAAQMAKFPDSTTGATVNRFCAGGLEALTTQAARIMAGWCEVAIGAGVESMTIVPMGGALPRPHPGWAQENPDVYINMGMTAENVAKRYKVTRQQQDEFAYYSFAKAVAAQKAGKYKEIVPTPADRYVEKDGLWTKETFVQTLDDGVRETSLEALGKLKPAFSPLGTVTAGNSSQTTDGAAAVLLCSEDALKRLNLTPIAKVKCYVTAGCRADEMGVGPAYAIPKVLKVSGMKLEDFGLFEVNEAFASQCVYCMQQLGIYDDKSIWASDSESRIFNVNGGAIALGHPLGCTGAKLCAQLMTEMKARKVRYAIESMCMAGGMGAAAIFELC